In Phalacrocorax carbo chromosome 1, bPhaCar2.1, whole genome shotgun sequence, the genomic stretch GCGTCTCGGTGCGCTGggcctgctcttccctcttcgtgaaaggaaagaaggaaaatcttTTGAACGCCAGCTTCTGCGTTTCCTTGTCCGAGTTCTgacatgattttattttacgCCCCAGAATGAGAGGCGAAACGCAGGAGCCGCAGGATGCCCGCGCCCAGGCGGCGGCGACCCTTCCCCTGTGCTCAGTACTTGCGAGGCGGCGCCTGGAGCACTATGATCCCCCCAAATACAAAGATACTGATGGGATGGAGCGAGTCTGGCAGAAGGTCGCAAAGATCGTCAGAACGTGACGGGTGAGGCAAGGCCGACAGCCGGCCTTTTTCAGCCTTAAAAAGGGGAAGGCTTTGTGAGGACCTTGCTGCTGTCCACAGCTACCTCACTAGGAGGTACAGAGAAGATGAAGGCAAACTCTTGTCTTTGGAGTTGTTCAAGGCTCAGATGAGCAACCAGATCTAAACCGACATGCTTTGAGGaaggggttggactggatgacctccagaggtccttttcAACCTAAATTATTCGGCGGGTCTGTGAAAAATATAAGTATTCCATTTTTTggtgataaatatttaatagagGATCACTTACTTTGCATTAGGTGAACACAAGGACTTCATTCATTTCCATGTTAATTCATTGCATTATATCTATGTTTGAGCTGAATAATGGGCAGTTACAGCAGGTTAACACCCTGCTCTGAACAGCCTGCTTCACTCGCTTGAAGCATAGCTTGTGAGAGGAGTAACCTGACAGGGTTATTCTTTACTCCATCTCACCGTGTCAGTCAGAACTCATGAATAAACAGCATAGGATAGTAATCTTAAAGCATTTCCGTGCACCTCTGCAGTAACACCAGGCAGCTGAAGCTGCCGAATCAATTCCTTTGTATCATTAAGGGTATTTCAAACAGATTGTAAAAGCTCATCTTCACTTTCATCTTTTTAGCTTTCACAACCACACATGTAGCATGTCAGGTGCTTTATGCAAGACATTGATACAATCAGGATTTTATATAGGCATCACTAGCATAGGTAACTTTCAGTGGTGTTTTCAGCCTTCAGTTGTAAAAGATCAAAAATTCCTTTCCCTGTAACAACATGcagctttccttcccctcttttcctctccagttTGTGGCTCCTTTGCTTTCAAGTGTGTTAACCAGTTTAAAAGCCTTCAATTTAATTCTAAACATGAGTAGCTACTATGGTTTTTACAGCAAAAAGTATGTTTGGAAAATAATGCTGCACATTCCATTAATGTAATCAAGCTAGACCTGTTTTACATGGGTTGCCACCTTTACCCAGATGTCTGTTTTATAAAGAAACCCAAAACTAAGTACGATACAACGCAAAATGTAACCCATAACCCAAAGTGCCCATTACAGCCATTGTTTTTTAAGGTCAAAAGAACTGCAGGAAGCAAAACTATGAAAAGACAGCTGCTTTTTTGACTAGTGAAGCTAATAGGCATTAAGATGTGGGATCAATAAATTGAGAAGCATCTGATCCAGAAAATAGAGAAGATAGATTTTTCTCCCATGCATTAGTAAGTCAGAGGACCGTGCTTTGCCAAGACTATGACTGTCCAACAAAACTACAGCGGAGTTTGGGGACACTGTCTCCATAGTCTAATTACTAAAGTAGACAGATGCATATTCACATGAAGACTTTTAACAGATGGCCGTTCCCttggggggcggggcgggaaaATTACTATGGGAACCCCTATCTGCATTCTGGAAGTTAAATATGAATGTACATGGGCTTCAAGTATATACCATCAGCTGCATTTGAAGCTCATTCAACCTGTTACCAGTGATGCAGGTGCTGCTAATTAGATCATAATTGCAGAAGAATGGCCAAACTGGGTCCAGAAACCCGTTTAGTTTAGTTCAGTGAGTGAGCGCAAGGGAGGACCTTCACACCCATCCTTTTCCTGACAACAGCTTCCAGtaatccacttttttttttacttcctgacCCAGGAGTTGCATCTGAACTTCTGTATGTAACAGCCATGCCATCTGTGAAATCATCCACTCCCCTTTTTCAACCTATTTCTCCTTTTATCCCGTACAACATCTTGCTATCTGCGTTCCACAATATGAGAAGTACATTAGCCTTTTTAAGTCACAGATGGTACTGCTTCACACACCCCTTAGTTTGCATCTCTGAACTTAGAAACCTCTTTTTATGCCATTTGACATAGATGCTGTTCCGTCCTTCAGGCAAGAACAGCTTCTCAGACACCAGCTCCATCTTCCCTCCCACCTGGGTCATTCACTGAAGGCTTTGGAAGTGTGTGCTAGTACAGGAGATCATCTAAGAAACCAAATGTTTTCTGACAAGACTGTGTTTTTCAGTGTGCAAACGCAGACGTGGTTATTTTATAGATTAATTCTCTTCAGTATATTTCACACAGTTGAAGAGAACATGGCACAAGTTATGACAGTCAGTCAGATATTTATTCAGCACGACTAACAGTTTGGCAAGTTAGCGCTTTCCACCAACACGGGGAGCAGAAACCTTGACTGGTTTCACAATCTTCTGCTTAGGTGCTGCCTTTGTAGGAGCCTGTAGAGAAATAATAAAGCGTGAGGAAAGGGAGGCATTTTATCTGCAGTCGTGAAAGCATCCCTGTGTATTTAAGATTCTTGACAGAAATCTGGCAATTTAAATCAGATTAGAATTAATTAGAATTACAATCTATCAGATTAGAATCATGTTAACAGATTGTTACTCACATACCACTGTGAGCCTACAGCACATATGGTGCCAACATACAGTATTAATTCataagtaataataaaatagatgCTAGCATTCATCAATGTATTTTTACTAAGTTCTAGACAGTGAAGATGTCGCATCTGGACAAGTTTTTAGCTACCCAGGATCTGACACATGGTCAGAAAGCTGTTTTACTATAatacttttcttctgtaaaaaggTTCATTCTATTCAGCTGTTTAGGTATGCTTAACTTTAGTACAAAAGTTTGGTTAAGGTGCTTCCAGATCAAAATAGGTAACCAAATGCTTCTTCCAGACACAAATGGGAATTTCCAATTAAGCACTGCAACAGAATGTTGCGTTAAAACACGGTAGATtccatttcattatttctgtccACCTAGTGCACCTCacctttgcagcagaaacagctgtTTTCTTGGTTGCCTGCTTAGCCTTCTTGGCTTCTTTTGCAGCCCTGTTAATTCACAGAAAGAGTAACAGTTAACCATGTCTGCCATTCACTGTTTCTTTGTCCCAGCACTGTAAGAACTCCCTGAGATTAAGGGATGCATTATTTCAGGGCTATCCTCTGCATTCACTCCCTCCTCTAGGGAGACTACTACAGAGACAGCAGAACTGTGTGTGACAAAAGCTATTATTGTCCCTTTGTGAAAAAGAAGAGACCTTTCTCTGCTGCTACCATCTCTTGCTGAGATTACTCAGTATTACCTCCAAGTATACtgataaaaaaacaaacaacaaaataaaaacccacatcaactccaaacccacaaaatacttttaaaacatgGAGCTCATCTAGAGTTTAAGCTCTTGTATGAAAAGCATTAATAATCTTTGAAAAGCCTAGGATAGCTCCATTTATCTCCGATTTCTCACCTAATAGCTTGTTCCCTCTGCGCCTTTCGTACTTCAGGCTTCTGGTTTCGCTTAGCCATGATCTCGGCTAAAGATGCACCAGTGATAGCCCTCTGAAACTTAACAGCACGACGCGTGCGCTTCTTTTGTATCTCTTCCTGAAGTGGCAAAGGAAGAAGACAGACAATTAGTATCACAACACATTAAATAAAAGGCTAAAGACAATTATAGAACCAAGCTGCTATTAACACTGAAGGTATTATAAAGTTGTATATATAAGTAGAATTCTACTCCTTGCTTTGGATATGAGTGATTTCTTGATTTGCCAAAGCTGATGAACAGctaaaaaaagaacagtgtaTTCTCTTTTGCAAGGTATTAAAATAGTTAGAGAACGTCAGAAGTTCAGGTTTCTGTAACTCCcaggaaaaaaggggggagggaTAAGATCCATTTTGATGGAGTCTTCTGAAAGGAAGACACTTCCCACTTGTTTCAAGCGGGCTCACAGTGCTGGGCAGTGGTGTAAGCCATTGAGCATCAACCTTCCTTCAAACAAACCGGTAAAAATATTGGCTTATAACACACACATCAGCCTTTCTAAATGCTCTTTTGCTGTGCAAGTTTAAGAGCACTGAAGATACCTCATGCTACATGCCttattaatttatctttttcatgCAATTACAACTACATAGGAAAGACCTCCTACTAAGTTACAGCACAAGGTTTTCAAAGAGGGTATGTGATAGTTCCCCACCCTTTAACCCCCAAATCAGCTCTCCAAGCTATCACCATTCAGGAATTTTACAAGTCCCAACTTTTAGAAAGTCTGCATATTAAACAGCATTACCCACCTTCtctaaaactaattttttaaaacatatgcCATTCATACAATTGTTAAAACCTACTGTGGTTCTGAGTGGTCCCTCAAAGAAGTGATATGATACAAATACAACGCTTGTGCTGAACTGCTTACCTTTCAAATGTAAAGCAGCATACAAACTCACGTCAATGCACTCACAACTTCACCATTATTGGCCAGTCTTTATCCCAGATATATGGCTTACGCTTCTGCTACACACCAGGACACTAAAATTACCTCTATTCTAATAGACCAGCCACCACATCTTTTGGTAGAAAACTTTAGAGCGCCTAGTTGGTATATACTTACTGACTGTCCTTTCTTGTGTTTACGTCTGTACAGAACAGTCCAGTTGATTTGACGGGGGTTTCTCTTGGAAAGGAATGCAGACTCGCATTTTGCatttaagaactgaaaaacCTGGGAAGGTAAAATGTTTTGTGTAAGCTTTGTTTCTATGAAAGACATTATCAGAGCTTACGTTAACATATCAAGTAATTCCTTGAATCAGTGTTTTTCAACAGTGatgcttttgtatttctttatggATCTCTGACaattaaaaacttcagaag encodes the following:
- the RPL24 gene encoding large ribosomal subunit protein eL24; its protein translation is MKVELCSFSGYKIYPGHGRRYARTDGKVFQFLNAKCESAFLSKRNPRQINWTVLYRRKHKKGQSEEIQKKRTRRAVKFQRAITGASLAEIMAKRNQKPEVRKAQREQAIRAAKEAKKAKQATKKTAVSAAKAPTKAAPKQKIVKPVKVSAPRVGGKR